The Streptomyces sp. NBC_00162 genome window below encodes:
- a CDS encoding integrase core domain-containing protein translates to MRATTRRPRSSSSITSWPSHPSPSSRSRPTTARNSAQRSAGTFSTRASATSRIKPRTPLLNGKVERSHRIDSEEFYRLLEGQVIDDVSLFNTKLQEWEDYYNYDRPHGALTGQTPHERLRQKAQNPLS, encoded by the coding sequence ATCCGCGCAACGACCAGAAGACCGCGATCCAGTTCATCGATCACGTCCTGGCCAAGCCACCCTTCGCCATCGAGTAGATCCAGACCGACAACGGCCAGGAATTCGGCTCAGCGTTCCGCTGGCACGTTCTCGACCAGGGCATCGGCCACGTCCCGCATCAAGCCCCGTACACCACTGCTGAACGGCAAGGTCGAACGGTCTCACCGCATCGACTCCGAAGAGTTCTACCGCCTCCTGGAGGGACAGGTCATCGACGACGTCAGCCTGTTCAACACCAAACTCCAGGAGTGGGAGGACTACTACAACTACGATCGCCCGCACGGTGCACTCACCGGCCAGACACCCCACGAACGACTCCGACAGAAGGCCCAGAACCCACTGTCATAG
- a CDS encoding helix-turn-helix domain-containing protein — protein sequence MAERELSRRAKRRLSVLRHVEEVSASVAATCRYDGISRQCYYTWLRRHEAEGLDGLKDRSSAPHHTPHATKSDVVEKTLWLRQQYHFGPAKIAMYVERYHDVKVSSSGIWRILKKVGLNRLPASQHKKRRSTRWKRYEKQRPGHQLQVDVKFIEPLGQTGRKRRYCQYTAIDDCTRLRVLRAYPRNDQKTAIQFIDHVLAKPPFAIE from the coding sequence ATGGCTGAACGCGAGCTCTCGAGGCGGGCGAAGCGCCGGCTGTCGGTGCTTCGCCATGTGGAGGAAGTGAGCGCGAGCGTTGCCGCCACCTGCCGCTACGACGGGATCAGCCGTCAGTGCTACTACACGTGGCTGCGGCGCCACGAGGCCGAGGGCCTCGACGGGCTGAAAGACCGATCCAGTGCGCCGCATCACACGCCGCATGCCACGAAGTCAGACGTCGTGGAGAAGACCCTTTGGCTTCGCCAGCAGTATCACTTCGGTCCGGCCAAGATCGCGATGTACGTGGAGCGGTATCACGACGTCAAGGTCAGCTCGTCCGGCATCTGGCGGATCTTGAAGAAGGTCGGTCTCAACCGGCTGCCGGCCTCGCAACACAAGAAGCGACGCTCCACCCGCTGGAAGCGGTACGAGAAGCAGCGTCCCGGCCATCAACTGCAGGTGGACGTCAAGTTCATCGAGCCCCTGGGCCAGACAGGCCGCAAGCGGCGCTACTGCCAGTACACCGCCATCGACGACTGCACGCGTCTCCGGGTCCTGCGCGCCTATCCGCGCAACGACCAGAAGACCGCGATCCAGTTCATCGATCACGTCCTGGCCAAGCCACCCTTCGCCATCGAGTAG
- a CDS encoding TetR/AcrR family transcriptional regulator produces the protein MPPRRRLTPADRRAQLLAVGTRLFSAAPYDDVLMEDVARQAGVSRALLYQHFPSKHALFAAVYQQASDRLLEATMFDPGATLVEQLTQGLDAHLDYFIPNRHAVLAANRVLAGDPVIQTIMTDELDALRSRLLGVLPLADARTHAAVSAALKAWLVFVQVLCVDWLTRETCTRTELRDTCIGAAVGALRPLLSEDPAPDWQPALPA, from the coding sequence GTGCCGCCCCGCCGACGCCTGACCCCTGCCGACCGCCGTGCCCAGCTGCTCGCCGTCGGCACCCGGCTCTTCTCCGCCGCGCCGTACGACGACGTGCTGATGGAGGACGTCGCCCGGCAGGCCGGTGTGTCCCGCGCCCTGCTCTACCAGCACTTCCCGAGCAAGCACGCCCTCTTCGCGGCGGTCTACCAGCAGGCGAGCGACCGGCTGCTGGAGGCGACCATGTTCGACCCCGGCGCCACGCTCGTCGAGCAGCTCACCCAGGGCCTGGACGCCCACCTCGACTACTTCATCCCCAACCGCCACGCCGTCCTGGCCGCGAACCGGGTACTGGCGGGCGACCCTGTCATCCAGACGATCATGACGGACGAACTCGACGCCCTGCGCTCGCGCCTGCTCGGTGTGCTCCCGCTCGCCGACGCACGCACACACGCCGCGGTCTCCGCGGCACTGAAGGCCTGGCTCGTGTTCGTCCAGGTGCTGTGCGTGGACTGGCTCACGCGCGAGACCTGCACCCGCACCGAGCTGCGGGACACCTGCATCGGCGCGGCGGTCGGCGCCCTGCGCCCCCTGCTCTCCGAGGACCCCGCCCCGGACTGGCAGCCCGCCCTGCCCGCCTGA
- a CDS encoding DUF4345 domain-containing protein, with protein sequence MAKALRVFAWVMGLACTAIGLFHVIGGNAAIPGEADAGPTLDSLGRFFGAIFAGYGLAWLWAARQDPVPAKVVRWLAAVFLLGGVGRLLSLAVHGWPHWFQVALTVIELVFPPVWFWLADADERASRERRTAGAPAARPSLPDPA encoded by the coding sequence ATGGCCAAGGCACTCCGGGTGTTCGCATGGGTGATGGGCCTCGCCTGCACGGCGATCGGGCTGTTCCACGTGATCGGCGGCAATGCCGCGATTCCGGGCGAGGCCGACGCCGGCCCCACTCTGGACAGCCTGGGCCGGTTCTTCGGCGCGATCTTCGCCGGGTACGGGCTGGCCTGGCTGTGGGCTGCCCGGCAGGACCCCGTCCCGGCGAAGGTGGTGCGGTGGCTCGCGGCGGTGTTCCTGCTGGGCGGCGTGGGGCGGCTGCTGTCCCTGGCGGTGCACGGGTGGCCGCACTGGTTCCAGGTGGCGCTGACCGTGATCGAGCTGGTCTTCCCGCCAGTCTGGTTCTGGCTGGCGGATGCCGACGAGCGGGCGTCCCGGGAGCGGCGGACCGCGGGTGCGCCGGCCGCCAGGCCGTCCCTTCCGGATCCTGCCTGA
- a CDS encoding DUF4386 domain-containing protein produces the protein MRTSPEESHTASLRDAAPRPRGAVALLTVSLSYAALTAAYVVTNRATPQPDASGRDILSQYVRDHGTAIDLGAFLLLVAAVLLVPVAATLARLVRRRQGQDQGAAAATVLAGGLLASGALASSAALTWTLGRLPEDAPAALARALADLSFLAGGVGYAASFALLAAGTCLAARESGLLPRACATTGLVIAAAGLAATLTLLAIDFGYLLPVVRFGGTAWLVWAAFALFRARPTAPRTNA, from the coding sequence ATGCGCACATCACCAGAAGAGTCCCACACAGCCTCACTCCGGGACGCGGCCCCGCGCCCGCGCGGCGCCGTTGCGCTGCTCACCGTCTCGCTCTCCTACGCCGCACTCACCGCCGCGTACGTCGTCACCAACCGCGCCACCCCGCAGCCCGACGCCTCCGGCCGCGACATCCTGAGCCAGTACGTACGCGACCACGGCACAGCGATCGACCTGGGCGCCTTCCTACTTCTCGTCGCCGCCGTTCTCCTGGTGCCCGTGGCCGCCACCCTGGCCCGGCTGGTGCGGCGGCGGCAGGGACAGGACCAGGGCGCCGCGGCGGCAACAGTCCTCGCCGGCGGACTGCTGGCCAGTGGCGCACTTGCCTCCAGCGCCGCGCTCACCTGGACCCTCGGCCGGCTTCCGGAAGACGCACCCGCAGCCCTGGCCCGTGCCCTGGCGGACCTGTCCTTCCTCGCCGGCGGTGTCGGATACGCCGCATCCTTCGCTCTCCTGGCGGCAGGCACCTGCCTGGCAGCCCGCGAGAGCGGGCTCCTGCCGCGCGCCTGCGCCACCACCGGGCTGGTCATCGCCGCCGCCGGACTGGCCGCGACCCTCACGCTCCTCGCCATCGACTTCGGCTACCTGCTGCCCGTCGTCCGCTTCGGTGGCACGGCATGGCTGGTGTGGGCCGCGTTCGCACTGTTCCGCGCGCGCCCGACCGCACCGCGGACGAACGCATGA